The following proteins are encoded in a genomic region of Pyxicephalus adspersus chromosome 9, UCB_Pads_2.0, whole genome shotgun sequence:
- the FADD gene encoding FAS-associated death domain protein → MDAFNVMLLGISRKLSEANLNDMKFLCKEKIPRKKMETITSPTELFTKLQELAEMSKDNLTFLIELLQQAHRNDLADEVKGYQCPPSRVETFVDEASNEDPLGQAFDIICESVGKDWKMLMRTLGLTDGTIDQVVYANPYNLREQIRHCLREWRRKKKENAKVSALIQALEKCRMKLVAERISDELNLSHGMS, encoded by the exons ATGGATGCCTTTAATGTTATGTTGCTGGGAATATCAAGAAAACTGAGTGAAGCAAATCTGAATGATATGAAGTTCCTTTGTAAGGAAAAGATTccaagaaagaaaatggaaaccATTACAAGTCCAACAGAGCTATTCACAAAGCTCCAGGAGTTGGCAGAGATGTCAAAAGACAACCTTACTTTCTTGATCGAGCTTTTACAGCAAGCACACAGAAATGATCTTGCAGATGAGGTAAAGGGATATCAGTGTCCACCTTCCAGAGTGGAAACCTTTGTAGATGAAGCATCAAATGAAG ACCCTCTTGGCCAAGCATTTGACATAATATGTGAAAGTGTTGGGAAGGACTGGAAGATGTTGATGCGTACTCTAGGGCTTACTGATGGTACCATTGACCAAGTTGTCTACGCAAACCCTTATAATTTGAGGGAACAAATTAGGCATTGTCTTCGGGAgtggaggagaaaaaagaaagagaatgcTAAAGTGTCTGCTCTGATTCAAGCACTGGAAAAATGTAGAATGAAGCTAGTGGCAGAAAGAATATCCGATGAACTAAATCTCAGTCATGGAATGTCATAG